One part of the Lentimicrobium sp. L6 genome encodes these proteins:
- a CDS encoding MGMT family protein, with amino-acid sequence MSKLEEPSFFDKVYQVARLIPYGRVTSYGAIAKYLGAARSARMVGWAMNGSHQQDVPAHRVVNRAGVLSGKHHFGQENLMKDLLESEGVKVDGDQIINLKEVFWDPSEHLL; translated from the coding sequence ATGAGTAAACTGGAGGAGCCTAGTTTTTTTGATAAGGTCTATCAAGTGGCACGCTTGATTCCCTATGGTCGGGTGACTAGCTATGGAGCAATTGCAAAGTATTTGGGTGCTGCGAGAAGTGCGAGAATGGTGGGTTGGGCCATGAATGGAAGCCATCAACAGGATGTGCCAGCTCATCGAGTTGTGAATAGAGCAGGGGTTTTGTCAGGTAAGCACCATTTTGGTCAAGAAAATTTAATGAAGGATTTGCTGGAGAGTGAAGGGGTGAAAGTGGATGGCGATCAAATTATAAACTTAAAAGAGGTGTTTTGGGATCCTAGTGAACATCTGCTTTAA